The DNA region atttggaaagaaaggtcaaagCGATTACAGTAATAAGAAGTGAGGCTCTAGTATGGTCGACAAACCTCCATGTGACTTTACCATACCAGCCGAAGTATGGATGAACACTCTGCATAGCACCCTCTAGTCGTGCTCCATGACATAGTTTTTGTACTCTCGTATTCCATACTTGGATGTGGCTAAAATGTCTAACCCTCCAATCCACTTCAATCTTTCCCCTCAGGTCTATCTTATGAAGGGCATCGTCAGTATCAACATCTTCAGGAATTTCTTACACCGTCCCAAACTGACAAAGAACACGATCCGGTGTATATTTCTCTACTAGCCAGAAACATACAAGCGGCACCCTCGTCGTCCACATGTCTTGTCCTACTACACAAAACGCAGGCAGGTGGCCTAATTCAGGTTCATATGGTTGCCACACCACctgttgtagtaaaaaaaaagcgCAACACATTATGCAATGTTCCATTATTTTGAATTGACATAGTTTATAGTTATAACAGTATACACTAAGATAACATTACAAGAAACACAATTTGGATACCTGGTTGGGATACATAGAATCTAGAAGCTGACGGTACCGAACCAAACAGATTTCGGTGGGGCTATTCTTCGTGTTTACGACCCAAACCAACCTACAATGAAGAAAGAGGAAACCAATATCTACCAATTatgcaatgtaataaaaaagaaaaaggatatgtATGCTGATGGAAGCTTAAAAAATCCACATTTTATCGAGTTTTTCCTTGAAATACTACTACTACACTACATATGCATCTTTAGTTGTAGAATAATACTTGAATAATGCTAAGttcaattattttgtaattctaAGTTCAAAAACTTAAGTAGTTGAATAATGCTAAGTTCAATGTGTCATATCGTTTAAAATGAtggatccaaaaaaaatagagagaatcgGCCAAGGAAGAGACTTACTTAATAGACAATGGCGAAGATGGCAATGGTGGGCCATATGCACCATCTGGTGGGAGGTCCATCCTTGGGCACAAAAAAGGGAATCTGGACCATGCCCAATATTGAACGAGTATTAAGGCCCCACCAATCTGACTAGCGTTTTTGTCAGTTGCCCTGCATAACTCTctgtacaaccatgcaaggcaagcgcTCCCCCAACTGTACCAAGGTGGATTGTGAAGGTCCCTCAACATCTGCAACCACATCGTATGCACCCTATCGCCAAACTTGTCAGCGAAAATTGTGTCCCCTAGGAGTGCTAAAATATAACACCGTGCATACTGATGCATAGCAACCTCTTCTGCACCATCAGGCAACCCATGGTCAATTTTTTCAAGTAGCTTCTTGATTTGGATCCTCTGTCCTTTAAGCACCACTGAATTAGTAACAATTCCAAGCATTTGCTGACATTCAACAGCCCACCTCAATGCACAAGTTCCAACAATTGCCTCACCATCGATTGGAATCCCCAACAGAACCTCCACGTCTTGTAATGTGATcgtcatctcaccatgtggaaggtggaaggtgtgggtttcaggccgccatcgctcaacaAAGGCCGTTATCAAATTATGACCAAGCTCCCTAAATGGGGTCCTATACAGCCCCTCTAATCCAATTCTCTTAACAATGTCGAGGACGCGATCATCCACCATTGGGCTTCGTTTTCGAAACACCTCATTACGACCGCGACATTTCAATACCCCCGGATCCTGCACATGATAGAACCATGGTGATGAGATGCAATATGTCATTACCTTTGTATAAATGATTGTAGCTAGTGTTGGGAAAATAGACTATAAGTTCTTCAATTGGAATTTCCATGAGTTTATGACAACTTATTTAACGAAGCGTTTGtagtctcctttttttttttttatacaaaaaccaaaaatacaaaagctatATATCA from Castanea sativa cultivar Marrone di Chiusa Pesio chromosome 6, ASM4071231v1 includes:
- the LOC142640037 gene encoding serine/threonine-protein phosphatase 7 long form homolog; translation: MTITLQDVEVLLGIPIDGEAIVGTCALRWAVECQQMLGIVTNSVVLKGQRIQIKKLLEKIDHGLPDGAEEVAMHQYARCYILALLGDTIFADKFGDRVHTMWLQMLRDLHNPPWYSWGSACLAWLYRELCRATDKNASQIGGALILVQYWAWSRFPFLCPRMDLPPDGAYGPPLPSSPLSIKLVWVVNTKNSPTEICLVRYRQLLDSMYPNQVVWQPYEPELGHLPAFCVVGQDMWTTRVPLVCFWLVEKYTPDRVLCQFGTV